ACAAAGTCttcctcaaattcaaattaaaaacgTAATATTTTTGTCTACTCATAGTATACTTGAAAAGGACGGAGAAGACCAAATAGTTGATGAaaagttatttaataatttttgcatGTTTAGATTTTTGTTAAAGATTTCAACAATgtagtttgattttatttttgataaattatttttttatgtacacaaaatcaatttaatatgtgtattgaatatatttgtaaatatCATACGTACACTATGCAATGTTTGttagtttgtattttgtatttgtgttgttattttattcttgtattttgaggataattattgttaattttgataatgtatcaatatttaatcgttcctttatattttttttacattggtgggtattgaataattttagaatacatttttcatgaatataatatttcagattttattaatgaattttaattgTATCGTTTGTATTCACCGTGGTGTATTTGTTGGATTTGTGTTGTATGCTATGTAATTTCATGTATTTGTTGTATTTGTGTTGTATGtatttattaatgaattcattTTAGATGATTTTGTATTCAGATGTGTTTATATTCAGTATACTTTGTGAGAACCTTGTTTgtatcaataaataaaatatacacatTGTAATGCTATttgaatattttcaaaattaaagtaaatgCATATTAATCGTATTCACtgtattaattcaattttatttcattgttttataGTCATTGtataaagtttgatattttcatTAGATCATTACATTTTGAAAATGActagttttatttatatgttacattattatctaaattttttttatgtgatgTAGTTTCTAAGttatataatgtatatttaatatatttttgtgattgccaagttgaatattttttcttacGAATATATAACacgtatattttattttagggtgtaaataatttatcaatacAACTTCTAACTTATCAATATTACTAACATTTATCAagtatatattttaaacttaatgaaatcatttaatattatttatttagtaacaCTTAAAACTGATTTATAGACAAATATTAAACTCATGCATGACACAAGATCTTAGTAACTAGAATTAACAGAACTGACATATGTGATCTGAAGTACTCCTTTCTCTTGCCTTTTTGACTTGTCAGCCAATTGACAAACACAATGACACCATTGACTATTTCTTATTGCCCAAGTATGGTAAGATAAGAAAGTGTGAATGGTACGATTTAGtaggttattttaaaaaaattatacaatttcaGTTTTGAggtattttattatatattatcaaaattattttttttaaaaaatcatttcaacTATATCAATTTCTCTTAAATATCTgtacaattaaattattatttctttaaaatatcacCTCAAAATATACTACTATTAATATAATTCTTTCACAAATTAGATTTTTATGGAGGAACTGACTCATACATACAACTTATATATAATCGGCAATATATAGCCAAATAGTAATTTGCAATTAATAGCCTAACACAAAATTAGCATGTATTAgcctaaaagaaataaaatcaactgtttatagttttttttaatcatgtGTAACCAACCCCTATTAATTAAGGagatgtgaaaatattttttgtcctTGTTTAACTCCTATTATTAAGGAAGTTAACTTTTCAATTTCTCTAAAttctcaaactcaactttataTAACCgtttattagaaataaaatagtaacgtaatttacaaaaacataaaaaaatattttattgtaattttttttaccaaacaacaATAATTAGTCTATTAGAAAACTGGTTGCCTACTTTTGggaagtaaaatatatatatttattaattaaactattaaaaaaagGTTACACAAATTTTTAAggaatgaattttataaaattctttaaataactattaaaaGAACGTAACTActtttaaggtaagaaatgTATTATTAATGCTCTAGCATGCATTAATTATCGTATATTCgataataattaatcaaatactATTAAATGACATTTTATTAGAAACTGTAATAATACATATGCATAAATTGTACAATAATTAAAGTTGCGATTACATAAAGTATACATAAAAAAGAATAggtatacacaaaaaaatattcataaatataaatgagtaaattttattgatgtataCAGTAATTGTAGCATGTATACATAAACTTTATATTCTATACATAAGAATATTACCATCAATTATACGTATTACTATAACGAATATAAGAATGAGATTAAAATGACGCATATAAagtatattcattaattgtacatgtgattttgtttatgtataCAGTAACTGCACTATGTATACATTAGTTCGTATTCATCGTGCGTTCAGTTATTTGTATTCACATAAAAAACTAGTACACTTTAATTTATATTGAGATTGGAATTCATTGGTATACATTGGGTTGtattcatcaaaatcatcattCTGGTCTTTTACAAAGATCTTTCTAACCCatgaaattgagaaaaaaaactattacctgaagtttcataaaaaaaacaagttttaaaaactttaattcCATAAATGacgaaattttaaaattaatgggGCAAGAAATGATACATAATTATCTactaaaagaaattattgaGGATCaatgtcgcgccccatttttcgtaaaagaaaatgagttttgtgcacgacctaacaactctttcgGAATTTTGAGTTtaaggagtcgccacctaacgaattaaggcgcgttaagGACCtctctaacctaactaagtctagctaaggtcaacgagcaagagatcagggtaagggttcaaattacctcgaggggaaggtgttagacATCCCTCAAGGTCTacaaatgtgggtcccggccgtatctcatgcaatctatgtggggtacaagtagcaaataaggtcatttcatttattagtttatttaagtaGCATGCTTGCTATgtgataagaaatataaaacaaatgagatcattttagtattttgactaattaattaatgaaggCTAGGTGATTGCAAATATTAacgattaaaaatatttttattaaatctgACATGTGAGACTAGGTGATaacaataaaatagatatacaaaacaattaaaaaagagaTAAGCGAGAGGATAGAAAAGAgacaaataaataagcaaataattttattatttttattttaatctaccccaaataaatataatttaaaacaaacaaataaagggaaaaaaggGAAGGGAGACTCTAAGAGGCTTTTTGGATCAGCACTcgacttttctttttattttctgatAGGCTGTCGTATAGGGACAGACAAAACCAAAGTTTGTCTTTCAAGCCTGAGTCGATGTCATCATCTCCGTAGGGACAACTACCCCTACCCAACCACGCATGCATAACGTACCTAAAAGGTGCCTAATCGTCCCAACTTAATATCCAAGAGGCATTGGACTCTTAATAGGATGCGTTTAgacaaaatagaatataaggCCCTCCTAGACACCACGTCAAACAAACAAGACAAACAAGACGGTCATTTTAGCAATACAAGTCTCAATTTGGCCTCTAAAAATCAATTAGACAtgcttgcaaacaacacataatggTGAAGTTTCTCATGCTAAGTTCGTGAGAATACAAAGttataataacaaaacaaaGATTAATTATGAGGGCAAAAATCTGACATGGATGTAGATTTTAGTGTTAAACTAAATTTAGAGTGAGCAATGATTAGTGAcataaaagattttattttattttcaagtatagcAAAGGATGTGATCACACATgcacatatattttaaaacagtagaaagaatttaattattaatgcaAAGATAGAACTTAGGGtagcaaattttatttatttaggcaaaaaaattgttttgagaAGAACAATAGATTTCATATTAATGTTGACAATTATTCTAAGTAAATGACTAGCTTGTTTCAttgcaaaaaattatttttataacattGACAGATTTACAAATTGATTATTAATGTTAAGACAATATTTTTAGGCAGAAAATAATTACTATGCAGAAAACATAACATTTAATGCAAAAATATTTCTtagacttttattttttattagatgcAGAAAATAATTGGTAGCCATTTTAGATGAAAAGAGGGGTTAATTATGATGCAGgaatattgataattattatgcagatttaaagataaaaacatgCAGAAAAATAAAGgcgaaatttatattttttacaatgagcaaaaaaaaaattcgtgaatattgtcattttaagcatgcaaaaattattaaaatacgCCTAAAAGCAGATTTTTAGTTGTTCAAAATATTTACAGATTCTATAAGCATAAGGTTTATTCAATTGGATAATTTTGCAAAATAAAAGATGCATGCAAATTATTTAACCTTTTAGTAAATTGAGAAGAGATCTATAGTTATCATTAAAATGCGAATTagaataattttaacttaagaTCATTTGTTAGACAAGATCAACCAAGTAATTAAACAAAGatgattaatttaattcttttatttattttatcgcTAGATCTAAAACCGCTTTCTCAAAAGAGATGACAAACCTATATTCATGCTTTCTAACACAagtatattttcaaataatccCCCCTCCCCTTAGACGATCCCCAAACTCATTTCATAAATATAGAGTTAAAGAGTTATacaaaaattacaagaaaaaataaagaaccaataaacatatatataacaataaaatgaaCAAGGCTTCGTCCACAATTTCTGCTAGGCAAATCTTCAACATCTTGAACTCTAAGTTCAAAACCTGGTAGAAGAAGTAATGTAAAACATATACGATGAGAAAATAGTTGTAATATAAAATGCTCATAGTAACAAATTACTTTCCTATGTACATATATAAACaacacacataaaaaataaaagggacAAAGCATAGATGAAGACATATTACCACACATAGGGAGAAAGGATAAGAGAAATATCTTGGATGTTTCCTTTTGTTTCCAACAACAGCAATGATAATTATGCAATAACGAGATTTTAGAATAGTAAAGAAGGCTAACCAATTGCGCAGAAAATTTTATCGGCAATGAAGTATTAAGTAAGGTTTCGATCATTAACAgcaacacaacaagaaaaatTCCAAAGGATGATTCAAGagttcttacttttttttaagaataggAGAGGAATATTTAAagtatttcaagaaaaaaatcaaaaaggaaaaatgagaGCAAAGTGTAATGAGAGAACTTGTTATTGAGAGAACTTGTGTTGAAAGTGATGAGTGAATGAGTTAGTTCATTGAAAGAATGAGAAGGGGTCTCTTATATAGTAGAAGAGGAAggaacaaataaggaaaagaaatatttaaagaaatcaattatttatcatattttcctTATTCAAAAGGAGATTCAAATAAgccaaattatttaaatatttttaccaaatataagcaagtaagaaaataaaataagaagaataatatatatttccttaaataaagaggatccaaaataatattattctaCCATAGATAAACAAGTAAGCAATcaataaatttacaaataaggaaaaaagaTTAATTAAACTTATTCTTTGTTTAAAAGAGCCAAATCAGATTattggaaaaaatatattaccCAACTTAAGCAAGTAAGAGATAGGAAgatcaatatattttattattaatttatttaccaAATATGCGCAGCTAAATATGACAAGGAAATAATTTGAAGTTGTCATAACAAAGCAAGCAATGGCTAGAATATAAAAACTAATCACCTTAGTCCAATGTTTACCTTATATTAATTAGAAGATTttcataaatatacaaaaataaaaaataattaggacAAGCATTAATGGAAGGAGCCGTCAAAATGCAGTAGTTCAATATTTTGAAGCATTAAATTATCACCTATGCATGGTCAAAATTAGAAGAAATGTAATTAAGAGAGGAGACTGTCATGCCTTAGTTTCaacaagaaacaaaataaattaactttcaaaaaaaaaagagaaggaaaataaTCAATTCAGGGGGTAATTAAGGAGAAGATAAATATTCACAACTTACTAATTGGATTCagtaaattgaattttaattttaataaagaaaaaaaggtgAAATAGTCATTCTATGAAAAGAGAAGAATTCCAAATCTGAATGAACACAATATGCTATAATCAAACTAAACGGATAATATTGCATTCAAACTTACACATTTAAAGCTCGATTTCAAATTTTATGGCGAAACTAAGGAAGGTGAGGAACAAATTCGCCACTTAAACAAGAAATTTATCCCAACTATATTGAAAAAATGATAACACATAACATTCACAAACACTTGAATAGGGAGAAATATTCACATGAACATTAacacaactttcacatatgCTTTAACATGCACAACAACATCTATATATCCTAGAATCCCAGCCAACTTGCGAATGAAAAAGACGAACAAAATTACTATTAGATGAGatgataattttgaagaatgtaCCTGGACGGATCTGTCAAGATCCGTTTTAATAAACTCAAAAGCTTCAACATTATTTGCTGGAATTCGATGTCCGTTTCTGGCAGGAACTCGCCTGGTGCTGCTACTAGCCGCTGATGTTGCTGGTCGGAGATTCTCCTCTTTGCAGCTGCTGGCCGGGCGCAGAGAGGGGGCGGCGCCGCCTAGTCCTTGCCAGCGATCTGCTGCGCCTGGTGATGTTCCtgcaaaacaagaaaaaaagacaAGGGGAAGAGGAAGGGGCGACAGAGGAGGAGAACAGGGGGAAAAAGAAGGGAAGAAGAGGGAAAGGGAGACAAGAGTAAAACGAGAGGGAGAAGAGGAGAGAAGGGAGGAGAGAAAGGCGGGAGAAGGGTAGCTGTTGGTCAGACAATGGCAATAAAAGACGGGAGGGTCGccggaaaaagaaaaaggaagagagAGAGGGGAGGCGACgctgagagagagagaggggaagGAGAGGAGAAGAGAGAGAGTAGCGACGGGAAGGGGAGGAAGGGAGAGAGAAGAACAGCCACGAGAAGGGGGGGGGAAGGAAGAGGGGAGAAGAAGAGAGGGAGATGGCGGGGAAAGATGAGGCTGCGCTGGCGTCTGGCTGCCCTCTCCAGAAAAAAAAGGGAGAACGAAGGGGAAGGAGAAAAATAGGAGACAACTTTTTAGAGGAAAGGAGAATGAATCGgaattttaggttttggggtctTTTGGTGTTGAAGAAAGAGAATAGGATATTTAATCACAACCGTTGGTTTAATAAGAGATTAAGGGTTAGGATTTGATCTAGGATTGAATGGATAGGTGAGATTGAAaggtaatattttaaaattagattgTATGGCGAAAATTGAAATAAGtattggctagaattgaaatgaaacgGTGGCTATGATTGAAATAAGATTGCAATCGAATAGGctgaaattgaaagaaattgaaataagataggctaaaatttaaaatttttgaggaAAAAGGAAATGCCAtccaattaaaatataaatttttttataaatattttatataatcgaaaattacttaaattttaaatcaatcgaaaataattaataatttaaaaatttttttaacaacgattttataaagtaaacatactaaaatatataattttcatgcaAACTCGACTAAAATTATAagctttaaatattttttaaaatacgtattaCATCGAATAGCATTCCTAAAAAAGGTTAAAGGCCGGTCAAAATGGGTGTCAATAGCTGCCCCTTGGTTGATTgggaatgaagaatgaattgtcaGGCAACCAATGTTGACTTAGTAGCCGATTTTGTCTGACCGATGAGAGATGTCAGTTGGACCAATTGAAATGAtgtagtttgaaaaaaaagggtACGATCGAGACTTTGGTTTTAAGTCGCCTACATATCTCTGGGTATACGAGAATCAGGTCGTGTGTACTTCTAGATTCAAGAGCAAAGGTGTTCGGAGGGCACGATATCCACTTGAATGGATAAGATTAGAGTAGCGAGAAGAGAGAGATTGAGAGTCTAAAATAGCATGACAGAGAAGCGAGAAAAGCATGATAGAGTGAGGTTATCAACCTTTGAGCAATTTTTGGAATATGAGTAGCAAAGAATTGATAGGGTCTTCGTTATGATAGATGATAGCATGATAATTGTAATCAAAGGGCGATCGATCATATATGCAAATTCTAGTATGACTAGATAAAATGTTAGCTTATGAATAGATAAAGTATGaccaataatgataaaatatgagTTCTAAATAAATGACAAGAGGTGATAAGAAGCGTATTTGTTTTGAGACGTAGCGCAAGCCTTGATAGTCTTTGGCTTAACTTCTTGAAGGATTGAAACCTATCTCCGAAGAATAACGTCAAACTCCAACAGATCTGATAatatagacatataataatatagaCGGCAATGTCTGGTTGTAAGGTGAATGTACATAAGAATCATGTTGCAAGGCAGAAGAGTCTAAACGTCattttaaggcggacgagcctaagtGTCATTTTAAGGCGGACAACCTAAATGTCTTATAAAGCGGATGAACATAAATGTCCTAtgaggcggacgagcctaaattttgttttaaagcgTACGGCCTAAATGTCGTTTTACGGCGGACGGGCCTAAATATCCTATCAGGAGGACGAGCCTAAATAACGCGTTGTAAGgtggacgagcctagatgtacTATAAGGACGATGAGCCTAAATGTTGCGTtataaggcggacgagcctagatgtcgcattgtaaggcggatgAGCTTAGATGTTGTATTGTAAGGCCGGCGATCCTAAAtatcgcattgtaaggcggacgagcctagatgtcgcattgagGCAGACGAGCCCAACTGAAGAATAGGTTGGTCACAGTAGCGAGTTGAGTCTGACAATATCTCCATGCTAGTCTGAACGGTAGCTGGGTGGCCAAATGATAATGTGAGTAGACGAGAATTTGACAATCTTTGTTTGTAAGCAAGGGAACAGCCGTTCAGAAGGCGGCTTTGTCTGTAATTTGCATAGCTGTAACTTGTAATATGACTTAAGCAGAGTGATTAGAGCAGATGTATAAAAATAAGCGGTAATGTAAACATGATGCAATTTCCCATGTCGACCATGATGTTTGCCATAAGACTATGAAAATGATGTCTAGGGCCATGATATGCAAAGTGTATCCTCATGCCATGAAAATGTTGTCTGTAGGACATGAAAATGACGCCTTTAGACTATGACACCTTCGGATCATGCTAGACAGAAATTAAATCCTTAGACCATGATATGATGTCCGCAGTCCATGAAAGATGATGCCTTTGGACTATGATGCCTTAGGAACATGATAAGCATAAAATAAGTCCTCAGGCCATGACATAAAGTCCACAGGACATGAAAGATGATGCCTTTGGAGAATGACGCCTTTGgaatataaataatgaataaagagagcgtatttttttttttttgcatctGTTGATACTTGTGACTTGATTTGATTCGGGCACATGCAAACTTCGAGCACGATGCAATCTTGGGATTATGCAAACTTCGGGAAAAATGCTGTCTCGGGCTCAATataatgatgcatttcttcgggcacatgcattatcgggcacactgcaatgatgcatttcttcgggcacatgcattatcgggcacatgcaatgatgcatttcttcggacACAATGTAatatcgggcacatgcaatgatgcatttcttcgggcacatgcattatcgggcacatgcaatgatgcgtTTCTTCGGGCACAATGTAATATCGgacacatgcaatgatgcatttcttcgggcataTGCgatatcgagcacatgcaatgatgcatttctatGATCTCGGGCATAATATAATGATGCAGTTCTTCGATCATAATGCGATATCGGGGTGGGTGCAAATGATGCAATATCGGGCAGAATGTAATTTGCCAGCACAGCAGTTGCTTGAGGGCGAATAGTATCTTGGGCATTCCTCTTGTTGGAGAAGTCGAGTGTCTTTTGTCAGGCTCAAAAATGGTATGTAGATTGTTGAGGCTGCCTTTGTATGTGAACTTCTATTTTctacattcaaagaaaaatagttagttTAGAGGGGGAGGTTGATCTGTATCAATGATTTGGCACAACGTGCTCCTTTGGTGTCTGATAGAATATTCTTCGGAGTGTTGTCGAAAATTTTGAGatccttttaaaatttttgtccCAGTGTAGATCTTCCGTTATTCTGATCTGTTGTAATTGTAGCTTGactgtagattttttttttttgagattctaCGAAAATTTCTGCCTAGTCTTGATTTTCAGTgattttgagatcctctcaaaattctgccccagttaTTGAGAAGAAATGTtttttgatggaatttttgagtaAACTCAAAAATTCCACCCCGGTATGGAGATGCGCAAGGAGAGATCTCGATGGAATTTTCGagaccctctcaaaaattcttcCTCAGTTATCAATAGAAGGAGaaaatgaaagttttatttatgataagaCGGAACCCCGTAGGATCGCCTATGTATCCCCTCTTAAATGGGAATCAGGTCTGACGTAGTTCCAAATTACAAAAAGAGCATAAGCGAGATATTAAGAACATTCTTGAGCAGCATGTGAATGGTAGGTTTTGACCAACTTTATTTGCCCATATGTTATCCTGGGTGTCTGAATGTTAAAAACAAGAACTTAAATGGCGCAAGCCTTATTTGGGAAACTGGATCAAGTAGACTTTGGTACATTCACATTTGAACTTTCTTTGTGGAAAAGTCCTCCAAGCATACGGCCTTAGTATCAATCAGTTGTTGAATCTTGTCTTCCAGATCACGACATTCTTCCATTATATGTCCTTCCATTTCTGAATGATAAGCACAAACCTTAGAGGGTTCAATCCACGATGCACGCGTAGTCATCCTTATTTTTTGATAGGAGCGATGTGACCAGCGATCCTACACTTTTCATAAATCTGGCCTATAGGCTCAATCAGAGGAGTATACATTTTGTCAAGTCTTTCCTCAACCTTGAAGAGGTTTTTGCGGATATGCGGTCGAGTTCTATATAGAACAAAACACCACAAATTATcctaatcaagttaaaatacatgttaatctattcatattatccaatataaaacataaacaattgaATTTATAACCCTAATTTCgagattgagaagaacccacatgaaaacccaacttatcaaaacatttttaag
This portion of the Solanum pennellii chromosome 12, SPENNV200 genome encodes:
- the LOC114075372 gene encoding uncharacterized protein LOC114075372, producing MEGHIMEECRDLEDKIQQLIDTKAVCLEDFSTKKVQIYANYRQSRLLNGCSLAYKQRLSNSRLLTLSFGHPATVQTSMEILSDSTRYCDQPILQLGSCLLFFSFPFVLPFFSGEGSQTPAQPHLSPPSPSLLLPSSFPPPSRGCSSLSLPPLPVATLSLLLSFPSLSLSVASPLSLPFSFSGDPPVFYCHCLTNSYPSPAFLSSLLSSSPSRFTLVSLSLFFPSFSPCSPPLSPLPLPLVFFSCFAGTSPGAADRWQGLGGAAPSLRPASSCKEENLRPATSAASSSTRRVPARNGHRIPANNVEAFEFIKTDLDRSVQVLNLEFKMLKICLAEIVDEALFILLLYICLLVLYFFL